Proteins from a genomic interval of Lysobacter arenosi:
- the gspM gene encoding type II secretion system protein GspM, translated as MPRTGAARIDRDRWLALGLFLAALALAYLVLVHPWWTVPMIEAGERLQTLQERELRQRMQLQQAPLVAQRLQQLRTRQAGQPGFLPESSAELATAGLVQRLEAVVAQASPGNRSCAISNRSPLSEPRRDRYARVVVQVRMRCGSPELAAVLHALESGAPRLFVNNLNILSSRGYFLPGNAQPGGDGGLDVSFDLSGYLRPGAAATEVTRAP; from the coding sequence ATCCCGCGCACCGGCGCGGCCCGCATCGACCGCGATCGCTGGCTGGCGCTGGGGCTGTTCCTGGCGGCGCTCGCGCTGGCCTACCTGGTGCTGGTGCATCCGTGGTGGACGGTGCCAATGATCGAAGCCGGTGAGCGCCTGCAGACACTGCAGGAACGCGAGCTGCGCCAGCGCATGCAGTTGCAGCAGGCGCCGCTGGTGGCGCAGCGACTGCAGCAGTTGCGCACACGGCAAGCGGGCCAGCCGGGCTTCCTGCCCGAGAGCAGCGCCGAACTGGCCACCGCCGGACTGGTGCAGCGACTGGAGGCCGTCGTCGCCCAGGCCAGCCCGGGCAATCGCAGTTGCGCGATCAGCAACCGCTCGCCGCTGAGCGAGCCCAGGCGTGATCGCTACGCGCGGGTGGTGGTGCAGGTGCGCATGCGCTGCGGCAGTCCTGAACTGGCCGCGGTGCTGCATGCGCTGGAAAGCGGCGCGCCGCGACTGTTCGTCAACAATCTCAACATTCTGTCGTCGCGCGGCTACTTCCTGCCCGGCAACGCGCAGCCCGGCGGCGACGGTGGTCTCGATGTCAGCTTCGACCTGTCCGGGTACCTGCGACCGGGTGCCGCAGCCACGGAGGTGACGCGTGCGCCTTGA
- a CDS encoding PilN domain-containing protein, whose amino-acid sequence MNAGSQTRQGADWAQDRLRRIGARLAPGAGGFLGWWGQNLAAWLPMRVRRVLGFDRGRLLLQLHDQTLQLRLQQGGQLRDLGSVPALALASAPESGTDPLAPLLPPRLADLPRWLLLPATAGLRRRLALPAAAADRLRDVVGFEIDRQTPFTADTVAFDARVLGRRESDGMLDTELVVVPRQGLDPQLAALGPLARTLAGIDVAGSGGVPLGVNLLSAQQRRHHGDPFRYWNLALIAIALLAVAATMWQLLGNRRAAADDLEQTIARHAAAARAAATQRQALIELTEGQAFIDRARAQRPTSLEVIDELTRRLPDNTYLEKLAIEDTSLTMIGLSREAPSLIQRLQGSPLWRAPALTGALMPDPASGRDRFTLTAELGPAAAPRPAAAPRAEADDGQ is encoded by the coding sequence ATGAATGCAGGCAGCCAGACACGGCAGGGAGCCGACTGGGCGCAGGACCGGTTGCGGCGCATAGGCGCGCGGCTGGCCCCGGGTGCGGGCGGCTTTCTGGGCTGGTGGGGGCAAAACCTCGCCGCCTGGTTGCCGATGCGCGTGCGTCGCGTGCTCGGTTTCGACCGCGGTCGCCTGCTCCTGCAACTGCACGACCAGACCTTGCAGCTGCGCCTGCAACAGGGCGGTCAACTGCGTGACCTGGGTTCGGTTCCGGCGCTGGCCCTGGCGTCCGCCCCCGAATCGGGGACCGATCCGCTGGCGCCTCTGTTGCCGCCGCGATTGGCCGACCTGCCGCGCTGGCTGCTGCTGCCGGCGACGGCCGGACTGCGCCGCCGCCTGGCGCTTCCCGCCGCGGCCGCCGATCGCCTGCGCGATGTGGTCGGCTTCGAGATCGACCGCCAGACCCCATTCACCGCCGACACCGTCGCCTTCGACGCGCGCGTGCTCGGCCGGCGCGAAAGCGACGGCATGCTCGATACCGAGTTGGTGGTGGTGCCGCGTCAGGGGCTGGATCCGCAACTGGCCGCACTCGGCCCGCTGGCGCGGACGCTGGCCGGCATCGATGTCGCCGGCAGCGGCGGCGTCCCGCTCGGCGTCAACCTGCTGTCAGCGCAGCAGCGCCGGCACCACGGCGACCCGTTCCGCTACTGGAACCTGGCATTGATCGCCATCGCCCTGCTGGCCGTGGCCGCGACGATGTGGCAACTGCTGGGCAACCGTCGCGCCGCCGCCGACGACCTCGAACAGACCATCGCCCGCCATGCCGCCGCCGCGCGTGCCGCGGCGACGCAGCGGCAGGCGCTCATCGAACTCACCGAAGGCCAGGCCTTCATCGACCGTGCGCGCGCGCAGCGCCCGACCTCGCTGGAAGTCATCGACGAACTGACCCGTCGACTGCCTGACAACACGTACCTGGAAAAGCTCGCCATCGAGGACACCAGCCTCACCATGATCGGCCTCAGCCGCGAGGCGCCATCGCTGATCCAGCGCCTGCAGGGCTCGCCGCTGTGGCGCGCGCCGGCACTGACCGGCGCGCTGATGCCGGACCCGGCCAGCGGCCGCGACCGTTTCACGCTGACGGCCGAGCTGGGGCCGGCGGCGGCGCCACGTCCTGCGGCTGCGCCGCGAGCGGAGGCCGATGATGGCCAATGA
- a CDS encoding general secretion pathway protein GspK has product MTVLRPGMRGTALILVLWLIVLLTSVIGAFALLARIESMQGRVLVRGLVASGAARAGVEYALTRVALSDPRLKWRPDGRAYRWRYGDADVEVHMTDESGKVDLNQADAQMLAALIQRVASAEPGSMPGGARMDPSQAARLAAAILDWRDPDPLTQPAGGGEDADYASAGLPYGAKDAEFESVAELEQVIGFTPPLYARLEPYLTVYSGRARPDAAYAAGPVLDAMGLNGNDLLAQRRGGDASGLAQGVPGDIVGVAGGGSGTYSIDSRARLADGRESLLRVVVRAGGGALPGMAYTPLRWEEGASPR; this is encoded by the coding sequence ATGACGGTGCTTCGTCCGGGCATGCGCGGGACAGCGTTGATCCTGGTGCTGTGGCTGATCGTGCTGCTGACCTCGGTGATCGGCGCGTTCGCCCTGCTGGCGCGCATCGAAAGCATGCAGGGGCGCGTGCTCGTGCGCGGCCTGGTCGCCTCAGGCGCAGCGCGTGCCGGCGTGGAATACGCACTGACCCGCGTCGCCCTCAGCGACCCGCGACTGAAATGGCGGCCGGACGGACGCGCCTATCGCTGGCGCTACGGCGATGCCGATGTCGAGGTCCACATGACCGACGAGAGCGGCAAGGTCGACCTCAACCAGGCTGATGCGCAGATGCTGGCCGCGCTGATCCAGCGCGTGGCCTCGGCCGAACCTGGTTCAATGCCCGGCGGCGCACGCATGGACCCCTCGCAGGCGGCGCGGCTGGCGGCGGCGATCCTCGACTGGCGCGACCCCGACCCGTTGACGCAACCCGCCGGCGGCGGCGAAGACGCCGACTACGCCTCGGCCGGGCTTCCCTACGGCGCCAAGGATGCCGAGTTCGAAAGCGTCGCCGAACTCGAACAGGTGATCGGATTCACCCCGCCGCTGTACGCGCGGCTGGAACCCTACCTGACCGTCTACAGCGGTCGCGCACGCCCGGACGCGGCCTACGCCGCCGGGCCGGTGCTCGATGCGATGGGGCTCAATGGCAACGATCTGCTCGCACAGCGACGGGGCGGCGATGCCAGCGGCCTGGCGCAGGGCGTGCCGGGCGACATCGTCGGCGTGGCCGGGGGCGGCAGTGGCACCTATAGTATCGACAGCCGTGCTCGACTCGCCGATGGTCGCGAGTCGTTGTTGCGGGTCGTTGTCCGCGCCGGGGGTGGGGCTTTGCCCGGCATGGCCTACACTCCGCTGCGCTGGGAGGAGGGAGCTTCACCACGATGA
- a CDS encoding prepilin-type N-terminal cleavage/methylation domain-containing protein: MAMRRARGFTLIEVLLATVLLVAGLALAFTTLGAANRTAIRGEAMADSSEHMRAVAGFLRSRLTATRPVAFAFDESKGTPIRFVGEPDRLRFVADLPDYLGRGGPYLHDLTIEGAGDDARISLALSMVLAGQTIEEPQPRPPELLVEGLREARFRYRALNEEGRLGDWQDKWEVSERLPLLVEVTLVDRDGRAWPPLVVSLPLAAQVDGAGLTVQQL, from the coding sequence ATTGCCATGAGGCGCGCGCGCGGTTTCACCCTGATCGAAGTGCTGCTGGCGACGGTGCTGCTGGTGGCCGGCCTGGCGCTGGCGTTCACCACGCTCGGCGCCGCCAACCGCACGGCGATCCGCGGCGAAGCGATGGCCGATAGCAGCGAGCACATGCGCGCCGTCGCCGGCTTCCTGCGCAGTCGCCTGACGGCGACGCGTCCGGTCGCGTTCGCCTTCGATGAAAGCAAGGGCACGCCGATCCGTTTCGTCGGCGAGCCCGACCGCCTGCGCTTCGTCGCCGACCTGCCGGACTACCTCGGTCGTGGCGGCCCGTACCTGCATGACCTGACGATCGAGGGCGCCGGCGACGACGCGCGCATCTCGCTCGCGCTGAGCATGGTGCTCGCCGGCCAGACCATCGAGGAGCCGCAGCCGCGCCCGCCGGAGCTGCTGGTGGAGGGCCTGCGCGAAGCGCGATTCCGCTATCGGGCGTTGAACGAGGAAGGTCGCCTGGGCGACTGGCAGGACAAGTGGGAAGTCAGCGAGCGACTCCCGCTGCTGGTGGAGGTGACGCTGGTCGATCGCGACGGACGCGCCTGGCCGCCGCTGGTGGTGTCGTTGCCCTTGGCCGCGCAGGTCGACGGCGCCGGCTTGACGGTGCAGCAGCTATGA
- the xpsI gene encoding type II secretion system protein XpsI, whose amino-acid sequence MKRQRGYTLLEVIVAFALLALALTLLLGILSGAARQVRGSSDAARAALYAQSLLAQVGAGEVIAPGQRDGEFEDGRYRWQLRIAPWRDASIAAARQQVDPNAAGLFEVTLAVQWGDAGPGQRLQLRSLRTVAAGGEAPLP is encoded by the coding sequence ATGAAGCGCCAGCGCGGCTACACCCTGCTCGAGGTCATCGTCGCCTTCGCCTTGCTGGCGCTGGCGCTGACTTTGCTGCTCGGCATTCTTTCCGGCGCCGCGCGACAGGTGCGCGGCTCCAGCGATGCCGCGCGCGCGGCGTTGTACGCGCAGTCGTTGCTGGCCCAAGTCGGCGCGGGCGAGGTGATCGCGCCCGGCCAGCGCGACGGCGAGTTCGAGGACGGCCGTTACCGCTGGCAACTGCGCATCGCGCCATGGCGCGACGCCAGCATCGCGGCGGCCAGGCAGCAGGTCGACCCCAATGCCGCGGGCCTGTTCGAGGTCACGCTGGCGGTGCAGTGGGGCGACGCCGGGCCTGGCCAGCGCCTGCAACTGCGTTCCCTGCGCACGGTCGCTGCAGGCGGCGAGGCGCCATTGCCATGA
- the xpsH gene encoding type II secretion system protein XpsH, whose product MQHPARGASLLEMLLVIALIAAISVLAAAALGGGIQGMQLRSAAKSVAAQLRYTRTHAIATGKPQRFTLDPAAHAWTAPNGRKGEISPALRVTFTGAREVQPRRGEGAIVFFADGASTGGRVQLSARSAAWNIDVAWLTGEVRLRRAAGAPPP is encoded by the coding sequence ATGCAGCATCCTGCCCGCGGCGCATCCTTGCTGGAGATGCTGCTGGTGATCGCGCTGATCGCTGCGATCAGCGTGCTTGCCGCGGCGGCGCTGGGCGGCGGCATCCAGGGCATGCAGTTGCGCTCGGCCGCCAAGTCGGTGGCGGCGCAACTGCGCTACACGCGCACGCACGCCATCGCCACCGGCAAGCCGCAACGCTTCACCCTCGATCCGGCCGCGCACGCCTGGACCGCTCCCAACGGACGCAAGGGCGAGATCTCTCCGGCCCTGCGCGTGACCTTCACCGGTGCGCGCGAGGTGCAGCCGCGACGCGGCGAGGGTGCGATCGTGTTCTTCGCCGACGGCGCCAGCACCGGCGGCCGCGTCCAGCTCAGTGCCCGCAGCGCGGCATGGAACATCGACGTGGCCTGGCTCACCGGCGAAGTGCGGTTGCGCCGTGCCGCGGGAGCGCCGCCGCCATGA
- the gspG gene encoding type II secretion system major pseudopilin GspG, translating to MRNRRSLNRSPSAARQRGMSLIEIIIVIVLIGAVLAFVGSRVLGGKDRGDYNIAKAQVQTMAGKVEAFQMDTGRLPTSLEELVTQPTDVNGWLGPYAKPAELKDPWGHPIEYRAPGEGGPFDLVVLGKDGKVGGTSVDADIKYE from the coding sequence ATGCGTAACCGTCGTTCGTTGAACAGGTCTCCTTCCGCTGCCCGCCAGCGCGGCATGAGCCTGATCGAGATCATCATCGTGATCGTGCTCATCGGTGCGGTGCTGGCCTTCGTCGGCAGCCGCGTGCTCGGTGGCAAGGACCGCGGCGACTACAACATCGCGAAGGCGCAGGTGCAGACGATGGCGGGCAAGGTCGAGGCGTTCCAGATGGACACCGGCCGCCTGCCGACCTCGCTGGAGGAACTGGTCACCCAGCCCACCGACGTCAACGGCTGGCTCGGCCCGTACGCGAAGCCGGCCGAGCTGAAGGATCCGTGGGGTCACCCGATCGAGTACCGCGCGCCGGGCGAGGGCGGCCCGTTCGACCTGGTCGTGCTGGGCAAGGACGGCAAGGTCGGCGGCACCAGCGTCGACGCCGACATCAAGTACGAGTGA
- the xpsF gene encoding type II secretion system protein XpsF, translated as MPLYHYKALNPRGELLDGQMEAASNAEVVARLQEQGHLPVEAKLASEASGASVWKGLFKTRPFAGARLVQFTQQLATLLGAGQPLDRALTILLELPEDELARRTIGDVRDAVRGGSSLSSALERQHGTFSRLYVNMVRAGEAGGSLHETLARLADYMERTRALQGRVINALIYPAILLVMVGLSLLFLLGYVVPQFAAMYESLDAQLPLFTQIVLGVGLFVRDWWIVLLVVPALALWWFDRKRRDPVFREAFDAWLLQRRFAGALVAKVETARLARTLGTLVRNGVPLMAALGIGRNVLGNRVLAADVAAAAEEVKNGVALSTALGRGKRFPRLALQMIQVGEESGTLDTMLVKTAETFEQETALALDRMLAAMVPLVTVVLATVVGMVVLAVLTPLYDLTNAIG; from the coding sequence ATGCCTCTCTACCACTACAAAGCCCTCAACCCCCGCGGTGAGCTGCTCGACGGCCAGATGGAAGCCGCCAGCAACGCCGAGGTGGTCGCGCGCCTGCAGGAACAGGGGCATCTGCCGGTCGAGGCCAAGCTGGCCAGCGAGGCGTCCGGGGCGTCGGTGTGGAAGGGGCTGTTCAAGACCCGGCCGTTTGCCGGCGCGCGCCTGGTGCAGTTCACCCAGCAGCTGGCGACGCTGCTCGGCGCCGGGCAGCCGCTCGATCGCGCCCTGACCATCCTGCTGGAACTGCCCGAAGACGAACTGGCGCGCCGCACGATCGGCGACGTGCGCGATGCCGTGCGCGGCGGCAGTTCGCTGTCGTCGGCGCTGGAGCGCCAGCACGGCACGTTCTCGCGCCTGTACGTCAACATGGTCCGCGCCGGTGAGGCCGGCGGCAGCCTGCACGAGACGCTGGCGCGGCTGGCCGACTACATGGAACGCACGCGCGCGCTGCAGGGCCGCGTCATCAACGCGCTGATCTACCCGGCGATCCTGCTGGTGATGGTCGGCCTGAGCCTGCTGTTCCTGCTCGGCTACGTGGTTCCGCAGTTCGCGGCGATGTACGAGAGCCTCGATGCGCAGCTGCCGCTGTTCACCCAGATCGTGCTCGGCGTGGGCCTGTTCGTGCGCGACTGGTGGATCGTGCTGCTGGTGGTACCGGCGCTGGCGCTGTGGTGGTTCGATCGCAAGCGCCGCGATCCGGTGTTCCGCGAGGCTTTCGATGCCTGGCTGCTGCAGCGCCGCTTCGCCGGCGCGCTGGTGGCCAAGGTCGAGACCGCGCGCCTTGCACGCACCCTCGGCACGCTGGTGCGCAACGGCGTGCCGCTGATGGCCGCGCTCGGCATCGGCCGCAACGTGCTCGGCAACCGCGTGCTCGCCGCCGATGTCGCCGCTGCCGCCGAAGAGGTCAAGAACGGCGTCGCGTTGTCGACCGCGCTGGGGCGCGGCAAGCGCTTCCCGCGGCTGGCGTTGCAGATGATCCAGGTCGGCGAGGAGTCGGGGACGCTCGATACGATGCTGGTCAAGACCGCCGAAACGTTCGAACAGGAAACAGCGCTGGCGCTGGACCGGATGCTGGCGGCGATGGTGCCGCTGGTGACGGTGGTGCTGGCCACGGTCGTGGGCATGGTCGTGCTGGCGGTGCTGACACCGCTGTATGACCTGACCAACGCGATCGGCTGA
- the gspE gene encoding type II secretion system ATPase GspE, with the protein MNAVANDTGQASLDDRIVAALLAKGRLKDADLARARRLQEETGGGLLALLARLGLVSERDHAETCAEVLGLPLVNVKDAPELPPEGVAMSARFMKQFAVCPVGESETAVDVLMADPQDLYTIDALRLATGRDIRPAVALRSEIGDLVERWYGQGRSAMGAIVETAEGEGGGDLDDVEHLRDLASEAPVIRLVNLIIQRAVELRASDIHIEPFESRLKVRYRVDGVLTEGESPPANLTAAVISRVKIMAKLNIAERRLPQDGRIMLRVQGKELDLRVSTVPTAHGESVVMRLLDRETVVFDFKRLGFTDAFLPQFQKVLDQPHGILLVTGPTGSGKTTTLYTALSKLNTTDVKIITVEDPVEYQIEGINQIQAKPQIGLDFAHALRSIVRQDPDIIMIGEMRDLETCRIAIQSALTGHLVLSTLHTNNAAGGITRLLDMGVEDYLLTSTINGILGQRLVRKLELTHAEKYLASPEEIEKFNLRRYQPTGDIYLYHPRPSAIAPNGYLGRTTIMEFLVMNDELRRAVMRHAGMGEIEQIARQSGMRTMYEDGIIKALAGETTIEEVLRVTEDA; encoded by the coding sequence GTGAACGCAGTCGCCAACGACACCGGCCAAGCCAGTCTCGATGACCGCATCGTCGCGGCCCTGCTGGCCAAGGGCCGGCTGAAGGATGCCGACCTGGCGCGCGCCCGCCGCCTGCAGGAGGAAACCGGCGGCGGCCTGCTGGCCCTGCTGGCGCGCCTGGGCCTGGTGTCCGAGCGCGACCACGCCGAAACCTGCGCCGAAGTGCTCGGCCTGCCGCTGGTCAACGTCAAGGATGCGCCCGAGCTGCCGCCCGAGGGCGTGGCGATGTCGGCGCGCTTCATGAAGCAGTTCGCGGTCTGCCCGGTCGGCGAAAGCGAGACCGCGGTCGACGTGCTGATGGCCGACCCGCAGGACCTGTACACCATCGACGCCCTGCGCCTGGCGACCGGCCGCGACATCCGCCCGGCGGTGGCGCTGCGCTCGGAGATCGGCGACCTGGTCGAACGCTGGTACGGCCAGGGCCGCAGCGCGATGGGCGCGATCGTGGAGACTGCCGAAGGCGAGGGCGGTGGCGACCTGGACGACGTCGAGCACCTGCGCGACCTGGCCTCGGAAGCGCCGGTCATACGACTGGTCAACCTGATCATCCAGCGCGCCGTCGAATTGCGCGCGTCCGACATCCACATCGAACCGTTCGAGAGCCGCCTGAAGGTGCGCTACCGCGTCGACGGCGTGCTGACCGAAGGCGAAAGCCCGCCGGCCAATCTCACCGCGGCGGTGATCAGCCGCGTCAAGATCATGGCCAAGCTCAACATCGCCGAGCGCCGCCTGCCGCAGGACGGCCGCATCATGCTGCGCGTGCAGGGCAAGGAACTCGACCTGCGCGTGAGCACGGTGCCAACCGCGCACGGCGAGAGCGTGGTGATGCGTCTGCTCGACCGCGAGACGGTGGTGTTCGACTTCAAGCGCCTGGGTTTCACCGACGCCTTCCTGCCGCAGTTCCAGAAGGTGCTCGACCAGCCGCACGGCATCCTGCTGGTGACCGGCCCGACCGGCTCGGGCAAGACCACCACGCTGTACACCGCGCTGAGCAAGCTCAACACCACCGACGTCAAGATCATCACGGTCGAGGACCCGGTCGAGTACCAGATCGAGGGCATCAACCAGATCCAGGCCAAGCCGCAGATCGGCCTGGATTTCGCCCATGCGCTGCGCAGCATCGTCCGCCAGGACCCCGACATCATCATGATCGGCGAAATGCGCGACCTGGAGACCTGCCGCATCGCGATCCAGTCGGCGCTCACCGGTCACCTGGTGCTGTCGACGCTGCACACCAACAACGCCGCCGGCGGCATCACCCGCCTGCTCGACATGGGCGTGGAGGACTACCTGCTGACGTCCACCATCAACGGCATCCTCGGCCAGCGCCTGGTGCGCAAGCTGGAGCTGACCCATGCCGAGAAGTACCTGGCGTCGCCGGAGGAGATCGAGAAGTTCAACCTGCGCCGTTACCAGCCAACCGGCGACATCTATCTCTACCATCCGCGCCCGTCGGCGATCGCGCCGAACGGCTACCTCGGCCGCACCACGATCATGGAGTTCCTGGTGATGAACGACGAGTTGCGCCGCGCGGTGATGCGCCACGCCGGCATGGGCGAGATCGAACAGATCGCGCGCCAGTCGGGCATGCGCACGATGTACGAGGACGGCATCATCAAGGCGCTGGCGGGGGAGACGACGATCGAGGAAGTGCTGCGGGTGACGGAGGATGCGTGA